The following are from one region of the Rissa tridactyla isolate bRisTri1 chromosome 10, bRisTri1.patW.cur.20221130, whole genome shotgun sequence genome:
- the LOC128915594 gene encoding inter-alpha-trypsin inhibitor heavy chain H3-like gives MENHLLLCILLLIPAFASSDFLVTHVRNIKKRNADNDLVVNGIEIYSMKIDSKVTSRFAHNVITSRAVNRGNGHKEVFFDVELPKTAFITNFSMTIDGVTYPGTIKEKEVAKKQYEKAVSKGQTAGLVKASGRKTEKFTVSVNVEAASKVTFELTYEELLKRQFGKYEMFIKVKPKQLVKDFEIEVNIFEPQGISDLEAEGTFITNDLQNTIKKTFSEKKAHISFKPTLDQQRTCAHCSQSVLDGDFTVRYDVKRTTPDNLQIVNGYFVHFFAPTNLPKLPKNVIFVIDISGSMSGREIEQTREALLKILDDIKEDDFFNFVLFGSNVHTWKETLIKATPENLDEARKFVRGIDTEGMTNLYGGVMRGIDMLNAAHEENLVPKRSASIIIMLTDGKPNVGISNTEDIQAHVKKAIEGKYPLYSLGFGYGVDYSFLEKMALENKGLARRIYPDSDATLQLQGFYDEVSNPMLTDVELNYPENEISDLTKTSFKHFYDGSEIVVAGRFIDNNQNSLTVDVRGEGANDALSYTTQQDAEQTAKAFQEQDYIFGEYIERLWAYLTIEQLLEKRIAATGEEKENLTAEALDLSLKYKFVTPLTSMVVTKPEDNDNRDGIADKPIEAEAQGITAVTLAPQVSYLYNAHPTWYTSVDGDPHFIISVPQKDDAICFNINENPGAVLNLISDPVTGITINGELIGDKRANSAAKIQNTYFGKLGIANEHLNLKLTVTPEKITIQNGNEKTGFTWLDSVTLQQEGLTLIINRKKNLVLKMGRGASFVIVLHQVWKKHPLHQDFLGLYILESDKLSEQTHGLLGQFFHPIDFTILEIHPGSDPKKPDATMIVKNNELTVTRGWQKDYRADPVHGVDVPCWFVHNNGAGLIDGVHTDYIVSSLF, from the exons atggaaaaccatctattgctttgtattttattattgattCCTGCCTTTGCCTCATCAGACTTTTTGGTAACACATGTCAGGAACATCAAG aagCGAAATGCTGATAATGACTTG GTTGTCAATGGGATAGAAATCTATAGCATGAAAATTGATAGTAAAGTAACTTCCCGATTTGCTCACAATGTCATCACCAGTCGAGCTGTCAATCGTGGAAATGGGCACAAAGAAGTCTTCTTTGATGTTGAACTCCCTAAGACAGCCTTCATTACCAACTTCAGCAT GACAATTGATGGTGTCACTTATCCTGGAactataaaggaaaaagaagttgcaAAAAAGCAATATGAGAAGGCTGTTTCAAAGGGACAGACTGCTGGTCTTGTCAA agcttcaggaagaaaaacagaaaaattcaccGTCTCAGTCAACGTTGAAGCAGCCAGTAAAGTCACTTTTGAACTCACATATGAGGAACTGCTGAAGCGACAGTTTGGAAAATATGAGATGTTCATCAAAGTTAAACCAAAGCAGCTTGTCAAAGATTTTGAG ATTGAAGTAAATATCTTTGAGCCCCAGGGTATCAGTGATCTGGAAGCAGAAGGAACATTCATCACCAATGATCTCcaaaacaccattaaaaaaactttttcagagaaaaag GCCCACATCTCTTTCAAGCCAACTCTTGATCAGCAGCGAACCTGTGCACATTGCTCACAGTCTGTCTTGGATGGGGATTTTACTGTTAGATATGATGTGAAGAGAACAACTCCAGATAATTTGCAG attgtCAATGGCTACTTTGTACACTTCTTTGCACCAACAAATCTTCCAAAGTTGCCCAAGAATGTTATTTTTGTAATAGATATTAGCGGCTCAATGTCTGGAAGAGAAATAGAACAG ACAAGAGAAGCACTTCTAAAAATCTTAGATGACATTAAAGAAGATGACTTCTTCAATTTTGTACTGTTTGGTAGTAACGTACACACCTGGAAAGAAACGTTAATCAAGGCCACTCCTGAGAATCTGGATGAAGCGAGGAAGTTTGTTCGGGGCATTGACACTGAAGGCA TGACGAATTTATATGGTGGTGTAATGAGGGGAATTGATATGCTGAATGCTGCTCATGAAGAAAACCTTGTGCCCAAGAGAAGTGCTTCTATAATTATCATGTTAACAGATGGCAAACCAAACGTAG GTATATCAAATACTGAGGACATTCAGGCGCATGTAAAAAAAGCCATAGAAGGAAAATATCCCTTATACAGTCTTGGGTTTGGCTATGGTGTTGACTACAGCTTCTTGGAGAAGATGGCACTGGAGAATAAAGGATTGGCCCGTCGTATTTATCCTGACTCTGATGCGACTTTACAGCTTCAG GGGTTTTATGATGAGGTGTCAAATCCCATGCTCACAGATGTGGAATTAAACTACCCAGAAAATGAAATATCAGACCTAACTAAAACCAGTTTTAAGCATTTCTATGATGGGTCTGAGATTGTGGTGGCTGGGCGCTTTATAGACAACAACCAAAACAGTTTGACTGTAGATGTGAGAGGTGAAGGT GCAAATGACGCCCTGTCATATACCACGCAACAAGATGCTGAGCAAACAGCTAAAGCTTTCCAAGAACAAGATTACATATTTGGAGAGTACATTGAACGGCTCTGGGCTTATCTCACCATTGAACAACTCCTGGAAAAACG TATTGCAGctacaggagaagaaaaggagaatctTACAGCTGAAGCCCTGGATCTCTCATTAAAATACAAGTTTGTAACTCCACTGACATCCATGGTGGTAACAAAGCCAGAAGACAATGACAATCGAGATGGGATTGCCGATAAACCCATTGAAG CTGAAG CACAGGGCATCACAGCTGTTACACTGG CTCCACAAGTCTCTTACCTGTATAATGCACACCCCACGTGGTATACTAGTG TTGATGGAGACCCACACTTCATTATATCGGTGCCACAAAAAGACGATGCCATTTGTTTCAATATCAATGAAAACCCGGGTGCGGTGTTAAATTTAATAAGTGACCCAGTTACAG GCATCACAATCAATGGAGAACTCATTGGGGATAAGAGAGCAAACAGTGCTGCAAAGATCCAAAACACATATTTTGGAAAACTTGGCATTGCAAATGAGCACCTGAATTTAAAACTGACAGTAACTCCTGAGAAGATCACAATTCAGAATGGCAATGAAAAAACAGGTTTCACCTGGCTGGACTCAGTCACCTTGCAACAAGAAGG tttaaCTTTGATaattaataggaagaaaaatctaGTGCTCAAAATGGGCCGCGGTGCCTCATTTGTTATTGTTTTGCATCAAGTATGGAAGAAACATCCTCTCCACCAAGATTTCCTAGGACTGTATATATTGGAAAGTGATAAACTGTCTGAACAGACCCATGGATTATTAG